TGAGCGTGTAGTTCTTGATCTCTGCCATGGCGTTCTCTTAGTGTTTCAGACCGCCATAGCGATCTTCGCGGATCACGCGCGGCGTGATTTCTCGCGGCTCGATCGTCACAGGCTGATAGACGACGCGCTTCTCTTCCGGGTCATAACGCATTTCGACGTAGCCGGAGACAGGGAAATCTTTACGGAACGGGTGACCAATGAAACCGTAGTCGGTCAGGATGCGGCGCAGGTCCGGGTGGCCTTCGAAAACGATGCCGTACAGGTCGAATGCTTCGCGCTCGTACCAGTTGACCGAATTCCAGATCTCGACGACAGACGGCAGGATCGGCACTTCGTCGTCCGGTGCGAACACACGCAGACGCAGACGCCAGTTGTTCTGCACCGACAACAAATGCAGCACGGCCGCGAAACGCGGGCCGTCGTAAGCGCCCTCGGCGTATGTTTGATAGTCGACGCCGCACAGATCCACGCATTGCTCGAAACCGAGCGAGCGGTCGTCGCGCAGACGCGTTGCCACGTTGAGGTAGTCGCCAGCCTTCACGACGATCGTCAACTCACCGATTGCTTCGCTGAGGTTCAGCAGGAGGCCGCCAAAGGCCGCCTCGAGGTTCGCTTTCAGGGTCTCGAGTTTGCTTGCCATATTGTGGGGGAGGCGTTGGCCT
The nucleotide sequence above comes from Paraburkholderia sp. FT54. Encoded proteins:
- a CDS encoding NADH-quinone oxidoreductase subunit C, which translates into the protein MASKLETLKANLEAAFGGLLLNLSEAIGELTIVVKAGDYLNVATRLRDDRSLGFEQCVDLCGVDYQTYAEGAYDGPRFAAVLHLLSVQNNWRLRLRVFAPDDEVPILPSVVEIWNSVNWYEREAFDLYGIVFEGHPDLRRILTDYGFIGHPFRKDFPVSGYVEMRYDPEEKRVVYQPVTIEPREITPRVIREDRYGGLKH